In Esox lucius isolate fEsoLuc1 chromosome 3, fEsoLuc1.pri, whole genome shotgun sequence, the sequence atattctTTTTGGCGCTTTGCTCTCCTGttcacaaagacagagaggagataCTGAGCAGCAGTGTTCAAGTGGTTTGAAAAGAACTAAACATGTGGATGGCCTCATTGCAAAGTTGAAACCGAAGCAATAAACAAAATGATGAAAACCAATTTGCTTTTTCCTGTTCTTTTACCAAAATGAATGAAGAGAGATTCGAAGAGAACACTGAAAAAGGACGTCTCGTAGGTGAGTATTCCATCTTCACATCAATAGCTAACGAGCACATTgaagtaatatatttttaaatacatcccACAGAAGGTCCTTTAGTGGTTCTTGATGGGCACAAACAAGATCCTGCCTCCATTATACTTCACACACTGAATGTAATTGTTTACTTGGATGTCTAAGACTAATACTTAATACATTAACGCCAAACACATAATACAGAACAAGGAATATATACATTTCCATATTCCTGCGTGCATTAGGTTTCGTGTTTTTAAATAACACCCATTAGGAAAACATTTGACAGTGATTCAGATGGGGGAGCGCAGTAGTTATGTTGAATAAGTGTCATTATGTAGGGTGTAACTGCACTCACAGCCGGTTTAGACCATATCTGCATGTAGTCACATATTTAGTCAGTGAACGTTACCGCATGATTcaagttaataataataataatggttaTTTGGAGAGACCGTATGCCTTTCTTCAGTTAATTATGAATGCACTAATGCGCAATAGCTTATTTTTGAAAGAGCAAGACCCAATTGATCTTCCTGTGaattatttctgtaaatattgaaaCATTCACCCACATATCAGTGAACCGAGCGCTTGCCGTGACTAATTATGCCTGAGACCCAAAGACTGGCATCATGTCTATGAGCTAGAATCTTGGTGTTCTATGAACTCACTAATCCAGGAGAACCAAGCCTTGTCACCAATGTATCAGGACTCTTCAGAAGGTCAAAActgattttattaaaacactattcaatCAACCAGGTAAGTTAGGTTATCAACAATTCAGAATTTAAATGATAACCTGGCCAAAAGTACACAGAACCAGACAAATAATGTATGAATATAAGAACAAATGAATAGTATATACAGCTGAATATCAAATTATAACAAATACAGTGAGACCCGTAAACAGAATTATTCAGCATGTGACCTGACCGGATAGCggcatgtttgttttgtttttgtagatGCGAGGTGTGATGTCAAGTTTAAAGTCTTGTGCTATTTATTGCAGCTACTGGAGATGGCAAACTGAAATGAATGACAGCAAAATTAAGTGTAGGTTTTAGGAGGGACCAGGGTGAGATATCTACAGAAGTATAGGTTACTATTGGAGTAGCTTACCTAAAGGGACTCGTTAATAACTTGGTACTTGTGTAATTAGCAGCCAGTTAGATGCGGTCTGAGATtgttggccactggttgtaaaagggGTGCTATGGAGACAAAACGGGTCTCCAAGAATTGTATATTGTGTCTTAAATTATGTCATGTCttcaaaaccactcacttttaaagtggccttttattgtggccagcctaaggcacacctgggcaataatcatgctgtctaatcagcatcttgatatgccacacctgtgaggtggatggattatctctgcaaaggagaagtgctcactaacacagatttagacagatttgtgaacaacatttgagagaaataggccttttgtgtacatagagaaagtcttagagcTTTgcgttcagctcatgataaacgGGGGCAAAAAACGAAAGAggtgcatttataattttgttctgtGTATTATGCACACATAGCAAACATATTACATATCTAGCTACAATAAAGGTCCCAGAGTGTGAAGTTCACCAGGATGAGTTCTGAAGGCGGAGTTGATATTTCATCCAGTTCATGTAGCCACAGTCCTGCATTGACAAGTAGGCCAATTTGTAACGGCGTGTACTCGGCAGCTTGGGTGACGGATGCCTTGTTAGGGAGGCAAGACACCAGTGTAGGATGCTATaaaagatactgtatattaaagcTATGATGTAGGGTGGTCAGCTCTGTGTTCAGTGAGGGGCACATTGTAAACAAGACAGTGTTATCGGCGTTAAGTTGACTGGAAGTCACTAGCAATGAGCACAACATCATTCCCTACTAGCTGTGTAGAAACCAGGCTCTCAGATTTGTACACGGAAAGAGAAATCTTATTCAGGCCAGACAGTTTGAGAACCCTAGATTGTGTATACTATTATTAGGCCGAGTGGACTGAGTCAAAGGCTTTAACCAAAAACAGATTTGATGTAGTTTAGGAACTTTAGGGAGGCTGaaattagtgatggccatattatggcttcattactgtttttctagcagcaggatattatgctagcagtgctaactcagattttcttcttctaaataaaagccctcatttaaatatataaggcaatagtTAACAATCTGTATATTTTATGGTTAATGTCCGTTTCAATATTGTTTCTGTCTGATCTTTTTTactgactagattgttaactatattttgCCTTAtaaatgtcaatgatggctcttattgtaataaaataaatctgaggGCTgccaggatattatgctagcagggctaactcagattttcttcttctaaataaaagccatcattgaaatatataaggtatgAGTTAACAATCTGTAAATGTTATGGTTAATTTCTGTTCCAATATCGTTTCTGTCTGATCTTTTTTTactgactagattgttaactacattgccttatacatttcaattatggctcttattgtgataaagaaaatctgagtgctgccagcataatatcctgctgctaaaataacgctaatgaagccttgtttgacCATCCCTAGCTGAAATACACCCATGGCCAACTCTGAAGCCTGGCTGCACCATAGAAAGAATACTGTAGGACTCTTAGTGTGTGGGTTAGCAGGTGGTGGGTTAGCAGGTGGTGGGTTAGCCGGTGGTGGGTTAGCAGGTGGTGGGTTAGCCGGTGGTGGGTTAGCCGGTGGTGGGTTAGCAGGTGGTGGGTTAGCCGGTGGTGGGTTAGCAGGTGGTGGGTTAGCCGGTGGTGGTTTAGCCGGTGGTGGGTTAGCCGGTGGTGGGTTAGCCGGTGGTGGGTTAGCCGGTGGTGGGTTAGCAGGCAAAAAAAGTACTTCTCCATTCTGTGAAATTTCAGATGTTTACAATGCAAGGTTTAACAGAGGAATAATTATATGAAAACATAAATGACAGTGGATACATTTGGACATAATTGTTTTTGGTATAAACTGTAGCATGACAGTATTTGAAATACTTGATCATTAAAAACACAGCCTTTTCTTGCAACATTGGTCGGTTCATGAAAGGTTTTTTAATGGTTGTGGGAACCCATCCAGTTAGGGCTTCATATAAGAGAAAATATTCAATCACAAGTTAATGTCTCCTTCAAAATGTATCAACAGTAATTTCAGAACTTAACAATGCTGTGTTCTGTCCTTCATTAAAGAAAATGACATGCATATTGCTCCCTGGgtgcaatctgtttttattctcAGTGTATattcatacatactgtacaggtTCAATCAAATTGTTCCCGGTGTACAACACTGCAGTCCAATCAGAATAGCTCAGTCTCAGTGAAAGTCCCACCCCCCATTGCATTTGAACTGCAAACACAGGAcaaacaattaattaattaattaataaataatgatgtaattaaataaataaatacattgacagTTAAATAGATACATAATTGCATTTACACATTGCAATATATTTATGTACTTATTTATTTAAGaatatggcacatttagtcctccataaACATAAGCCCAGCAGTCCACTTCTGagtttatttaaatgtagtgCAAGGACATATGCATCACGTTGCGACAGCCATTTCAATCAGACTCCCTCTCCAAAGCTCTCATATACACTTGCTACAAGTAGATATCAACAACACCATTCACAAGCTACCAGATGTTGTTTACTTGACAGCAGCTAAACAAACTGTCCCCACTGACAGGCATAACTTCCCATTCTGATTCATgtcattaattatattttatcacACGCCCCCAGGTGTTGAGTCCCTATGAACCACAATGGCTGAGTATAACTGTTCTTCTTTGGGCCTACCTGCCGCCACTCCAGACCAGCTGGGCTGGAACGTCTCTGGGCTCCTGGACAACGTCAGTACCAACGACATGCAGGATATGTGCTTGACTCGGACTCAGTACTTGGAGAAGTGTCTAGGCTTCCGGCGGTCGCCCATATTCCTGCCCGTCTGCGTCACCTTCCTGGTGATATTCGTGGTGGGTGTGTTCGGAAACGCACTCACCTGCATCGTCATCGTGCGCTTCAAGGTGATGCGCACGCCCACCAACTACTATCTGTTCAGCCTGGCCGTGTCCGACCTGCTGGTGCTGCTGCTGGGCATGCCGCTGGAGCTCTACGAGATGTGGAGTAACTACCCCTTCCTGTTTGGCACCGGCGGCTGCTACTTCAAGACCTTGCTGTTCGAGACGGTCTGCTTCGCCTCCATCCTCAATGTGACGGCGCTGAGCGTGGAGCGCTACATCGCTGTGGTGCACCCGCTCAAGGTCAGGCACGTGGCCACGCGCGCCCACGCCAAACACGTCATCCTGATGGTGTGGGTTGTGTCCGTGGCCTGTGCCGTGCCCAACACCAGCTTGCACGGCGTGGACATGCTGGAGCCGCGGTTCGGGGTCAGGTTCCCAGAGTCTGCCATATGCACGATTGTGAAGCCCCGCTGGATATACTGCCTGATCATCCAGGTGACAACGCTGGCCTTCTTCTTCCTGCCCATGCTAACCATCACCGCAATGTACATGCGCATCGGCCAGAAGCTGAGCGAAGGGCGAGGCCAGCGGGGGGCGGGGCCCGGACGAGGGTTTGGTCCCGACAGCCACTGCAGTGTCCACAGGCAACAGCAGACCGCACGCCACTTCCAGGTCACCAAGATGCTATGTAAGTCATCCACCCACTCTCATCAGTAGCCCCAGAATGGCAAGCGGGGAAATGTCCTGAGAATTTGCAGATTGTAGGCAGCTATCACCACTGACTTGAGCTTGAAATGTTTGCAAAAGCAGAGGTGGGTTCAAATAAAATtcctttatgttttttttccaggtacctttattacattttatgctTCACTGAATAGCATTCTGCAGTGGAATGTGTGAACTGGaagcaaaaaaaatacactgccgattttgcaggttttcctacttacaaagcatgtagaggtctgtcatttttatcataggtacacttcaactgtgagagatggaatcttaaacaaaaatccagaaaatctcattgtatgatttttaaataattaatttgcattttattgcatgacacaagtatttgaagtaagaattctggctctcacagacctgttcatttttctttaagaagccctcttgttctccactcattacctgtattatctGCACATGTTTGAATTCattacctgtgtaaaagacacctgtccacccactcaatcaaacagactccaacctctccacaatggccaagaccagagagctgtgtaaggatatcagggataaaattgtagacctgcacaaggctgggatgggctacaggacaataggcaagcagcttggtgagaaggcaacaactattggcgcaattattagaaaatggaagattttcaagatgacggtcagtctccctcagtctggggctccatgcaggatctcacctggtggggcatcaatgatcatgaggaagatgagggatcagcccagaactacacagctttatatatatacagatatatACCGTAAGAGTTCTTGACCCCTGGCAGCTCTGAGACCCTGCTCACAGCCCCACCCTGGCAGGTGAGTATTTATTACACCAGTTTGGGGTAATTACTTGAGCGTATACCCTTTATAATCAGGCCAGCATGGGGCACTCTGGCAGAACCACTGTAGCTGACAACTATCGAGCCAGTTACAGCTGCAGTGCATTCGGAAAGCTTTCAGACCCTGTCActgtttccacattttgttacattacagccttattaTAAAATGCATGGAATTTTTCTCTTCATTAATCTAAACACAAAACTCCATAATGACCATgcaaaaatgtatctaaattGCAAATGTATCTAAAACAGTTCTACTGTCAGATAGTTATACAGTTCTACAGGCACAGAGTTCTACTGTTCTATAGTCAGAGAATAATATAGTTCTACAAGCACAGAGTTCTACAGTTCTAAAGTCAACGTCTATCTCACAACCAGCCAGAGATGCTGGTAGGCTTAGTGCCTAGGGCAATATTTTACAGGTCGCAGGTCCTGTGAAAGTGGTCATCGCCACAGTAGTTGTTAGTTGAGTTAGTTAGGGCCTATACCTGAGATGTTATTGGTAGCAATCTGAATTTCATTCATAACGGGACCTTTCTGTTGTGGACTCCGGTGTTTACTTTGTTTGCACCTTTCAAATGGAAATGGACTAGGTACCCATGTTGAGTCTTCCTTAGACCTCAGCTAATTGAATGAGGTTTGCGGGGTGTCTTGCATGTACTGGCTGCTCCAGTCCTGCCACAGCACCTCCATTGGATTATGGTCAGtactttgacttggccaatccaaaacacaaatcttctttgttagatttgcttgaatgctttgggttgttgtcttgttggaaggaCCATTTTCGTCCAAGCTTCAGCTCTTTGACTAATGGCCTGAAGTTCTCTTCAACAATCTGCTGTTATACTTTGGAATTCATTCATTTAGTTTTATTCTGGGAATCTCCAATGTGCTTTTTTTTCTTGGCCCCCTCCCGTAGTGGCCAGATTTGTGGTGCAATTGTGGTATTGGGGTCACATTCACACATTGACTACTTCCCTTGATGTCCTTTGAGTAGACCAGGTCAAGAGGAGGTGAAGCATCCCAAGATGTTGACATGCATGCTTGACCTTTGGAAGGTGGTAggcagtgttgtgtttttgatgAACAAAGCGGTATTGATTGTGACCAAAAAGGACACTTTTGGACTCATCTGTTCAGAGAATGTACTAGAAACCTTCAGGTTTGTCCATGTGATCTCTGGTTGAGTTTAGATGGCCATTTGGTTCTTTTTTGACTTCTTATCAACCCCCCTATGAATGTCATTTCAAATCAGAGTTATTGTTAAAGTATGAGTAATGCCAAACAGAGCCAGTTTCACTAGAGAAGATAAAAAAGTCCCTCCCCCACTCTTTCCTAAAGATTTCTCCTTTGACTGGATCATCTGGTACCCAATTATTAACCCAACTGATTCTACTTACCTACTTATTTTAATCAATGCAACTTAACTTATTTTTGCacccaaacaaatgtttttaattgcatttttctACTACACACATGATTTCCTCATGTGAAATTGGTAAGTATTTACCTGAAATGTCAGATAAAAAGAGGTTAGGATAAAGAATTCCAAATATCAGATATAAATACCTTAATATTTGAACCCAGTTCTAGTATTACAATATTTGATCAGGAAATTACCTGAAGTAgaaaccaaaatacattttaatgttcaaTGTCACATAAATGCTTTGCTATCAATGTCTGCCAGTGTATTTATCTTGTATATGTCTATAAGAGTGCCTGCCTGACTTTTGGTccatctgtttttctgtctgttcaTCGTTCAACCAAACCTGCCTAAGCAGGTGTATTGGTGATCGTCTTTGGCATCTGCTGGGCTCCCTTTCACATCGACCGCCTCATGTGGAGCTTCATCAACAACGACAACCACCACCTGATCTTCGAGTATGTCCACATCGTCTCTGGGGTCTTCTTCTACCTCAGCTCGGCGGTGAACCCCATACTCTACAACCTCATGTCCACGCGCTTTCGGGAAATGTTCACAAAGATCACATGTCGCTGCGCCCTCTTTGGCGGTCACGTGCACCGACTGACCCTCCGCAGCACGCAGATGACCCTGCGTACTAGCCTCTACGAGAAGCCCCAGCGTAATATGACCCTGGAGAGAATCAGCCAAGACAGAGACTCTCCATAGACCCTCTTCAAAAGCCTGTATTCCCAGTTCAAACCCGGAGCTCATGGGGTGGGGCTGGGGGTACCAAAACCAGGAGCTTTGATGGACTAAGCTAATGAGGTACCAAAATGGACCGAAATGAATTATCAACATGGATGAAGATTGAGCGACAAAGTGACcaggtgatgtttttttttggcctGATTCAATGTGTGCCAGGAGTGTTTGGTTGAAGAAAAACCATAGCATTTACCTTTTCCCTTGACCTTGGATTTGAAGTAAAATTCTCATTGGGGAAGCGATACAAAAATGATCCAAGATGAGGACTAACAACTGTACCACAGATTGCAGTTAGACTGAATGGAGCAGACATAATAAACTTTTTGTCTCTGACTTCGAATAGAAAATAGATTTTCAACATAATAAGATATACATTATAATTTCActacatattataaaatattggcTATACAATATATGGGAAATtcatatgtttattatttgcatttgaaaatgtacttcAACTGGATATAAATACTCTGATAAAACCTAGTTAAAAAATCTTACTAAATAATCAAATAACCAGCTTTGTAAAAATACTTGTTGATCCTAATTAAGGctgattttttatttcagcttttcttaaaaaaaattattatgtgTTGTTGTACCATGTGTAGCACAGGCAAGTTGGTAATATATTTGATATATTAATGTGACGTACTGTGCAATGTATAAATGCGTTTATGTATACATActgaatatatactgtacatatatacagtatatttaaaacagtttttgaTTGGTTTGATGATAGTTCTAAAATGCACATTCATTCTTGATACACAGTGAGTGACAGTTGAATTCAGGGGTGTAGATTTGGGAGGCGGGAGGTCACTACGGAGCCTAGGTTAATTCGATGTTGCTGGTTTTTATACCTTATATCAGTGCcttgcaaatgtattcaaagcCCAGACCAATTATTTCATGTCACTAAATTACAAATTGTAAGTTGATACTTCATtttctttgacattttcttttcaaacatTCAAGTAAATTTTTGGTCCGGTGGcattggttttattttaggaaataTCTCCATGTTGCTGTGGCATGTGCTGGGGCTGTTTGTACTGCGGAGAGGTTTTTAATTTTAGCAAGGTGGCCAGGCCTTGCAGATGAGAAGCCTCCCCACagtatgatgctgccatcaccatgcttcacattaGGGATGGTGTGTATTGAGGCAAGGTCAGTGTTAGGTTTGTTCCATACTTAGCTCTGAGTTTTAGCAGGGAAAAAACTCTTTCTTGGGCTCATCTGACCAGAAAACCTTTTTACAAAAACTGGGTCACTTAAAAGCTTTCGGTGGTATTTGTGTTgtggcttttctttttttgccacCCTCCAAAACAGGAGGAAATAGCATATCTTttcaatacaaaacattttctatattaATCCACTCAtcagtaaaataatgtttcatACCCACCACTGAAATTATCACTTGGCCTTGTTggtgttaaaataaaataggaaAAACAGTAATAAATGTcaatgtgccatttgtaattCTTTAAAAGGACATAATTGGTTACGTGTTGGAATACTTTGCACAAGGCTGTGTGTTTAACAAGGGTGGAGATTTCCAGCCTGCTTTGCAGATGATAAAGCTTTAGCTGAGAGTTAACATTTTGCACTGGACGACAAGTCCAGAAATAAAACGTGAAGTGACGAACCTTCATGAAATTCTCATTATTTCAGGTAATCGAGATGAAATAATAAGCGTCCCGTTTAGATTTCAGATTCACTGTCTGTCCAGTTGAATGACAGCACGGGGGGTGCAGGATGAATGACCCAATGTCCCTCACTTACCGGGATTATTACTTTTCCCCCTTAACCCCACGCCAGCTGGGATAATG encodes:
- the LOC105028922 gene encoding neuromedin-U receptor 1, translating into MAEYNCSSLGLPAATPDQLGWNVSGLLDNVSTNDMQDMCLTRTQYLEKCLGFRRSPIFLPVCVTFLVIFVVGVFGNALTCIVIVRFKVMRTPTNYYLFSLAVSDLLVLLLGMPLELYEMWSNYPFLFGTGGCYFKTLLFETVCFASILNVTALSVERYIAVVHPLKVRHVATRAHAKHVILMVWVVSVACAVPNTSLHGVDMLEPRFGVRFPESAICTIVKPRWIYCLIIQVTTLAFFFLPMLTITAMYMRIGQKLSEGRGQRGAGPGRGFGPDSHCSVHRQQQTARHFQVTKMLCVLVIVFGICWAPFHIDRLMWSFINNDNHHLIFEYVHIVSGVFFYLSSAVNPILYNLMSTRFREMFTKITCRCALFGGHVHRLTLRSTQMTLRTSLYEKPQRNMTLERISQDRDSP